In Pongo abelii isolate AG06213 chromosome 15, NHGRI_mPonAbe1-v2.0_pri, whole genome shotgun sequence, a single window of DNA contains:
- the LOC134760003 gene encoding neuroblastoma breakpoint family member 3-like isoform X6, which yields MEMVQQDEVLKTHPCVTSIPDPTSSATNVSMVVSARPWSSEKAEKNILEINKKSRPQLAENKEQFRNLKEKFLVTQVAYFLAKGQNNYEYEDCKDLIQSMLRDERLFKEEKLAQQLGQPEELRQYKVLVHSQEQELTQLREKLQEGRDVSHSLNQHLQALLTPDTADNAQGWDLREQLAEGCRLAQHLVQKLSPENAEDEDEDVKVEEAEKVQELCTPREVQKAEEKEVPEDSLEECVITCSSSHGPCESNQPHQKTKIIFEEDQVDSTLVVDSESSDDEWQDARNLLPVPDPTSSATNVSMVVSARPSSAEKSELNILEINKKSCLQLAKSKEQFRNLKEKFLVTQVAYFLAKGQNNYEYEDCKDLIKSMLRDEQLFKEEKLAEQLGQAEELRQYKVLVHSLERELTQLREKLREGRDASRSLNQHLQALLTPDKPDNSQGWDLREQLAEGCRLAQHLVQKLSPENDEDEDEDVKVEEAEKVQELYAPREVQKAEEKEVPEDSLEECVITCSTSHGPCEPNQPHQKTKITFEEDQVDSTLVVDSESSDDEWQDARNLLPVPDPTSSTTNVSMVASARPWSTEKSELNILEINKKSRPQLAENKEQFRNLKEKFLVTQVAYFLAKGQNNYEYEDCKDLIKSMLRDEQLFKEEKLAEQLGQAEELRQYKVLVHSQERELTQLREKLREGRDASRSLNQHLQALLTPDKPDNSQGSDLREQLAEGCRLAQHLVQKLSPENDEDEDEDVKVEEAEKVQELCAPREVQKAEEKEVPEDSLEECVITCSTSHGPCESNQPHWNTKITFEEDQVDSTLIDSSSHDDLSDAVYIIPENESDHEEEEEKGPVSPRSSGRFCCLISVGYVFCHPCPAWLIRNLQESEEEEAPQESWDEGDSTLSIPPDMCASYQSDGSTFHSVEEQQVGLALDIGRHWCDQVKKEDQEATGPRLSRELLDEKEPEVLQDSLDRFYSTPCGYMELPDLCQLYRNDFYSLEEQHLGLALDVDRIKKDQEEEEDQGPPCPRLSRELLEVVEPEDLQDSLDRCYSTPSSYLEMPDPCQPYGSSFYSLEEEHVGFSLDMDEIEKYQEGEEDQNPPCPRLNGVLMEAEEPEVLQDSLDRCYSTPSTYFELHASFQHYRSAFYSFEEQNVSLALDVENRFFTSTVIRHHLAFQMGVIFPH from the exons ATGGAGATGGTTCAGCAGGACGAGG TGCTGAAAACTCATCCCTGTGTGACCTCAA TCCCTGACCCCACCTCTTCTGCCACAAACGTCAGCATGGTGGTATCTGCCCGCCCTTGGTCAAGTGAGAAGGCAGAGAAGAACATTCTAGAAATCAACAAGAAATCACGCCCCCAGCTGGCAGAGAACAAAGAGCAGTTCAGAAACCTTAAAGAGAAATTTCTTGTAACTCAAGTGGCGTACTTCCTGGCCAAGGGGCAGAATAATTACG AGTATGAAGACTGCAAAGACCTCATACAATCTATGCTGAGGGATGAGCGGCTGTTCAAGGAAGAGAAGCTTGCACAGCAGCTCGGACAACCTGAGGAGCTCAG GCAATATAAAGTCCTGGTTCACTCTCAGGAACAAGAGCTCACTCAGTTAAGGGAGAAGTTACAGGAAGGGAGAGATGTCTCCCACTCATTGAATCAGCATCTCCAGGCCCTCCTCACTCCAGATACGGCAGACAACGCACAGGGATGGGACCTCCGAGAACAGCTGGCTGAGGGATGTAGGCTGGCACAGCACCTTGTCCAAAAGCTCAGCCCAG AAAATGCtgaagatgaggatgaagatgTTAAAGTTGAGGAGGCTGAGAAAGTACAGGAATTATGTACCCCCAG GGAGGTGCAGAAGGCTGAAGAAAAGGAAGTCCCTGAGGACTCACTGGAGGAATGTGTCATCACTTGTTCAAGTAGCCACGGCCCTTGTGAGTCCAACCAGCCTCACCAGAAAACCAAAATCATATTTGAGGAAGACCAAGTCGACTCAACTCTAGTTGTAGACAGTGAATCCTCTGATGATGAATGGCAGGATGCTCGAAACCTTCTCCCAG TCCCTGACCCCACCTCTTCTGCCACAAACGTCAGCATGGTGGTATCTGCCCGCCCTTCGTCCGCTGAGAagtcagagttgaacattctagAAATCAACAAGAAATCGTGCCTCCAGCTGGCAAAGAGCAAAGAGCAGTTCAGAAACCTCAAAGAGAAATTTCTTGTAACTCAAGTGGCGTACTTCCTGGCCAAGGGGCAGAATAATTACG AGTATGAAGACTGCAAAGACCTCATAAAATCTATGCTGAGGGATGAGCAGCTGTTCAAGGAAGAGAAGCTTGCAGAGCAGCTCGGGCAAGCTGAGGAGCTCAG GCAATATAAAGTCCTGGTTCACTCTCTGGAACGAGAGCTGACTCAGTTAAGGGAGAAGTTACGGGAAGGGAGAGATGCCTCCCGCTCATTGAATCAGCATCTCCAGGCCCTCCTCACTCCGGATAAGCCAGACAACTCCCAGGGATGGGACCTCCGAGAACAGCTGGCTGAGGGATGTAGGCTGGCACAGCACCTTGTCCAAAAGCTCAGCCCAG AAAATGACgaagatgaggatgaagatgTTAAAGTTGAGGAGGCTGAGAAAGTACAGGAATTATATGCCCCCAG GGAGGTGCAGAAGGCTGAAGAAAAGGAAGTCCCTGAGGACTCACTGGAGGAATGTGTCATCACTTGTTCAACTAGCCACGGCCCTTGTGAGCCCAACCAGCCTCACCAGAAAACCAAAATCACATTTGAGGAAGACCAAGTCGACTCAACTCTAGTTGTAGACAGTGAATCCTCTGATGATGAATGGCAGGATGCTCGAAACCTTCTCCCAG TCCCTGACCCCACCTCTTCTACCACAAACGTCagcatggtggcatctgcccGCCCTTGGTCCACTGAGAagtcagagttgaacattctagAAATCAACAAGAAATCGCGCCCCCAGCTGGCAGAGAACAAAGAGCAGTTCAGAAACCTCAAAGAGAAATTTCTTGTAACTCAAGTGGCGTACTTCCTGGCCAAGGGGCAGAATAATTACG AGTATGAAGACTGCAAAGACCTCATAAAATCTATGCTGAGGGATGAGCAGCTGTTCAAGGAAGAGAAGCTTGCAGAGCAGCTCGGGCAAGCTGAGGAGCTCAG GCAATATAAAGTCCTGGTTCACTCTCAGGAACGAGAGCTGACTCAGTTAAGGGAGAAGTTACGGGAAGGGAGAGATGCCTCCCGCTCATTGAATCAGCATCTCCAGGCCCTCCTCACTCCGGATAAGCCAGACAACTCCCAGGGATCGGACCTCCGAGAACAGCTGGCTGAGGGATGTAGGCTGGCACAGCACCTCGTCCAAAAACTCAGCCCAG AAAATGACgaagatgaggatgaagatgTTAAAGTTGAGGAGGCTGAGAAAGTACAGGAATTATGTGCCCCCAG GGAGGTGCAGAAGGCTGAAGAAAAGGAAGTCCCTGAGGACTCACTGGAGGAATGTGTCATCACTTGTTCAACTAGCCACGGCCCTTGTGAGTCCAACCAGCCTCACTGGAACACCAAAATCACATTTGAGGAAGACCAAGTCGACTCAACTCTCATTGACTCATCCTCTCATGATGACTTGTCGGATGCTGTATACATTATCCCAG AAAATGAAAGTGAtcatgaggaagaggaagaaaaagggcCAGTGTCTCCCAG ATCATCTGGAAGGTTTTGTTGTCTAATCTCTGTTGGTTATGTCTTCTGTCATCCCTGTCCTGCCTGGCTCATCAGGAATCTGCAGGAGTCTGAAGAGGAGGAAGCCCCCCAGGAGTCCTGGGATGAAGGTGATTCCACTCTCTCAATTCCTCCTGACATGTGTGCCTCATACCAGTCTGACGGGAGCACCTTTCACTCAGTAGAGGAACAGCAAGTCGGCTTGGCTCTTGACATAGGCA GACATTGGTGTGATCAAGTGAAAAAGGAGGACCAAGAGGCCACAGGTCCCAG gCTCAGCAGGGAGCTGCTGGATGAGAAAGAGCCTGAAGTCTTGCAGGACTCACTGGATAGATTTTATTCAACTCCTTGTGGGTATATGGAACTGCCTGACTTATGCCAGCTGTACAGAAATGACTTTTACTCATTGGAGGAACAACACCTTGGCTTGGCTCTTGACGTGGACA GAATTAAAAAGGaccaagaagaggaagaagaccaAGGCCCACCATGCCCCAG GCTCAGCAGAGAGCTGCTGGAGGTAGTAGAGCCTGAGGACTTGCAGGACTCACTAGATAGATGTTATTCGACTCCTTCCAGTTATCTAGAAATGCCTGATCCATGCCAGCCCTACGGAAGTTCCTTTTACTCACTGGAGGAAGAACATGTTGGCTTTTCTCTTGACATGGATG AAATTGAAAAGTACCAAGAAGGGGAAGAAGATCAAAACCCACCATGCCCCAG GCTCAACGGGGTGCTGATGGAAGCAGAAGAGCCTGAAGTCTTGCAGGACTCACTGGATAGATGTTATTCGACTCCTTCAACTTACTTTGAACTACATGCCTCATTCCAGCACTACAGAAGTGCCTTTTACTCATTTGAGGAACAGAACGTCAGCTTGGCCCTTGACGTGGAAAATAGGTTTTTTACTTCGACAGTGATAAGGCACCATCTGGCTTTCCAGATGGGAGTCATATTCCCACACTAA
- the LOC134760003 gene encoding neuroblastoma breakpoint family member 3-like isoform X4: MVVSARPWSSEKAEKNILEINKKSRPQLAENKEQFRNLKEKFLVTQVAYFLAKGQNNYEYEDCKDLIQSMLRDERLFKEEKLAQQLGQPEELRQYKVLVHSQEQELTQLREKLQEGRDVSHSLNQHLQALLTPDTADNAQGWDLREQLAEGCRLAQHLVQKLSPENAEDEDEDVKVEEAEKVQELCTPREVQKAEEKEVPEDSLEECVITCSSSHGPCESNQPHQKTKIIFEEDQVDSTLVVDSESSDDEWQDARNLLPVPDPTSSATNVSMVVSARPSSAEKSELNILEINKKSCLQLAKSKEQFRNLKEKFLVTQVAYFLAKGQNNYEYEDCKDLIKSMLRDEQLFKEEKLAEQLGQAEELRQYKVLVHSLERELTQLREKLREGRDASRSLNQHLQALLTPDKPDNSQGWDLREQLAEGCRLAQHLVQKLSPENDEDEDEDVKVEEAEKVQELYAPREVQKAEEKEVPEDSLEECVITCSTSHGPCEPNQPHQKTKITFEEDQVDSTLVVDSESSDDEWQDARNLLPVPDPTSSTTNVSMVASARPWSTEKSELNILEINKKSRPQLAENKEQFRNLKEKFLVTQVAYFLAKGQNNYEYEDCKDLIKSMLRDEQLFKEEKLAEQLGQAEELRQYKVLVHSQERELTQLREKLREGRDASRSLNQHLQALLTPDKPDNSQGSDLREQLAEGCRLAQHLVQKLSPENDEDEDEDVKVEEAEKVQELCAPREVQKAEEKEVPEDSLEECVITCSTSHGPCESNQPHWNTKITFEEDQVDSTLIDSSSHDDLSDAVYIIPENESDHEEEEEKGPVSPRSSGRFCCLISVGYVFCHPCPAWLIRNLQESEEEEAPQESWDEGDSTLSIPPDMCASYQSDGSTFHSVEEQQVGLALDIGRHWCDQVKKEDQEATGPRLSRELLDEKEPEVLQDSLDRFYSTPCGYMELPDLCQLYRNDFYSLEEQHLGLALDVDRIKKDQEEEEDQGPPCPRLSRELLEVVEPEDLQDSLDRCYSTPSSYLEMPDPCQPYGSSFYSLEEEHVGFSLDMDEIEKYQEGEEDQNPPCPRLNGVLMEAEEPEVLQDSLDRCYSTPSTYFELHASFQHYRSAFYSFEEQNVSLALDVENRFFTSTVIRHHLAFQMGVIFPH, from the exons ATGGTGGTATCTGCCCGCCCTTGGTCAAGTGAGAAGGCAGAGAAGAACATTCTAGAAATCAACAAGAAATCACGCCCCCAGCTGGCAGAGAACAAAGAGCAGTTCAGAAACCTTAAAGAGAAATTTCTTGTAACTCAAGTGGCGTACTTCCTGGCCAAGGGGCAGAATAATTACG AGTATGAAGACTGCAAAGACCTCATACAATCTATGCTGAGGGATGAGCGGCTGTTCAAGGAAGAGAAGCTTGCACAGCAGCTCGGACAACCTGAGGAGCTCAG GCAATATAAAGTCCTGGTTCACTCTCAGGAACAAGAGCTCACTCAGTTAAGGGAGAAGTTACAGGAAGGGAGAGATGTCTCCCACTCATTGAATCAGCATCTCCAGGCCCTCCTCACTCCAGATACGGCAGACAACGCACAGGGATGGGACCTCCGAGAACAGCTGGCTGAGGGATGTAGGCTGGCACAGCACCTTGTCCAAAAGCTCAGCCCAG AAAATGCtgaagatgaggatgaagatgTTAAAGTTGAGGAGGCTGAGAAAGTACAGGAATTATGTACCCCCAG GGAGGTGCAGAAGGCTGAAGAAAAGGAAGTCCCTGAGGACTCACTGGAGGAATGTGTCATCACTTGTTCAAGTAGCCACGGCCCTTGTGAGTCCAACCAGCCTCACCAGAAAACCAAAATCATATTTGAGGAAGACCAAGTCGACTCAACTCTAGTTGTAGACAGTGAATCCTCTGATGATGAATGGCAGGATGCTCGAAACCTTCTCCCAG TCCCTGACCCCACCTCTTCTGCCACAAACGTCAGCATGGTGGTATCTGCCCGCCCTTCGTCCGCTGAGAagtcagagttgaacattctagAAATCAACAAGAAATCGTGCCTCCAGCTGGCAAAGAGCAAAGAGCAGTTCAGAAACCTCAAAGAGAAATTTCTTGTAACTCAAGTGGCGTACTTCCTGGCCAAGGGGCAGAATAATTACG AGTATGAAGACTGCAAAGACCTCATAAAATCTATGCTGAGGGATGAGCAGCTGTTCAAGGAAGAGAAGCTTGCAGAGCAGCTCGGGCAAGCTGAGGAGCTCAG GCAATATAAAGTCCTGGTTCACTCTCTGGAACGAGAGCTGACTCAGTTAAGGGAGAAGTTACGGGAAGGGAGAGATGCCTCCCGCTCATTGAATCAGCATCTCCAGGCCCTCCTCACTCCGGATAAGCCAGACAACTCCCAGGGATGGGACCTCCGAGAACAGCTGGCTGAGGGATGTAGGCTGGCACAGCACCTTGTCCAAAAGCTCAGCCCAG AAAATGACgaagatgaggatgaagatgTTAAAGTTGAGGAGGCTGAGAAAGTACAGGAATTATATGCCCCCAG GGAGGTGCAGAAGGCTGAAGAAAAGGAAGTCCCTGAGGACTCACTGGAGGAATGTGTCATCACTTGTTCAACTAGCCACGGCCCTTGTGAGCCCAACCAGCCTCACCAGAAAACCAAAATCACATTTGAGGAAGACCAAGTCGACTCAACTCTAGTTGTAGACAGTGAATCCTCTGATGATGAATGGCAGGATGCTCGAAACCTTCTCCCAG TCCCTGACCCCACCTCTTCTACCACAAACGTCagcatggtggcatctgcccGCCCTTGGTCCACTGAGAagtcagagttgaacattctagAAATCAACAAGAAATCGCGCCCCCAGCTGGCAGAGAACAAAGAGCAGTTCAGAAACCTCAAAGAGAAATTTCTTGTAACTCAAGTGGCGTACTTCCTGGCCAAGGGGCAGAATAATTACG AGTATGAAGACTGCAAAGACCTCATAAAATCTATGCTGAGGGATGAGCAGCTGTTCAAGGAAGAGAAGCTTGCAGAGCAGCTCGGGCAAGCTGAGGAGCTCAG GCAATATAAAGTCCTGGTTCACTCTCAGGAACGAGAGCTGACTCAGTTAAGGGAGAAGTTACGGGAAGGGAGAGATGCCTCCCGCTCATTGAATCAGCATCTCCAGGCCCTCCTCACTCCGGATAAGCCAGACAACTCCCAGGGATCGGACCTCCGAGAACAGCTGGCTGAGGGATGTAGGCTGGCACAGCACCTCGTCCAAAAACTCAGCCCAG AAAATGACgaagatgaggatgaagatgTTAAAGTTGAGGAGGCTGAGAAAGTACAGGAATTATGTGCCCCCAG GGAGGTGCAGAAGGCTGAAGAAAAGGAAGTCCCTGAGGACTCACTGGAGGAATGTGTCATCACTTGTTCAACTAGCCACGGCCCTTGTGAGTCCAACCAGCCTCACTGGAACACCAAAATCACATTTGAGGAAGACCAAGTCGACTCAACTCTCATTGACTCATCCTCTCATGATGACTTGTCGGATGCTGTATACATTATCCCAG AAAATGAAAGTGAtcatgaggaagaggaagaaaaagggcCAGTGTCTCCCAG ATCATCTGGAAGGTTTTGTTGTCTAATCTCTGTTGGTTATGTCTTCTGTCATCCCTGTCCTGCCTGGCTCATCAGGAATCTGCAGGAGTCTGAAGAGGAGGAAGCCCCCCAGGAGTCCTGGGATGAAGGTGATTCCACTCTCTCAATTCCTCCTGACATGTGTGCCTCATACCAGTCTGACGGGAGCACCTTTCACTCAGTAGAGGAACAGCAAGTCGGCTTGGCTCTTGACATAGGCA GACATTGGTGTGATCAAGTGAAAAAGGAGGACCAAGAGGCCACAGGTCCCAG gCTCAGCAGGGAGCTGCTGGATGAGAAAGAGCCTGAAGTCTTGCAGGACTCACTGGATAGATTTTATTCAACTCCTTGTGGGTATATGGAACTGCCTGACTTATGCCAGCTGTACAGAAATGACTTTTACTCATTGGAGGAACAACACCTTGGCTTGGCTCTTGACGTGGACA GAATTAAAAAGGaccaagaagaggaagaagaccaAGGCCCACCATGCCCCAG GCTCAGCAGAGAGCTGCTGGAGGTAGTAGAGCCTGAGGACTTGCAGGACTCACTAGATAGATGTTATTCGACTCCTTCCAGTTATCTAGAAATGCCTGATCCATGCCAGCCCTACGGAAGTTCCTTTTACTCACTGGAGGAAGAACATGTTGGCTTTTCTCTTGACATGGATG AAATTGAAAAGTACCAAGAAGGGGAAGAAGATCAAAACCCACCATGCCCCAG GCTCAACGGGGTGCTGATGGAAGCAGAAGAGCCTGAAGTCTTGCAGGACTCACTGGATAGATGTTATTCGACTCCTTCAACTTACTTTGAACTACATGCCTCATTCCAGCACTACAGAAGTGCCTTTTACTCATTTGAGGAACAGAACGTCAGCTTGGCCCTTGACGTGGAAAATAGGTTTTTTACTTCGACAGTGATAAGGCACCATCTGGCTTTCCAGATGGGAGTCATATTCCCACACTAA
- the LOC134760003 gene encoding neuroblastoma breakpoint family member 1-like isoform X3, which translates to MVWADIKSCQIQQGALGGARITDGIGQCMEMVQQDEVLKTHPCVTSIPDPTSSATNVSMVVSARPWSSEKAEKNILEINKKSRPQLAENKEQFRNLKEKFLVTQVAYFLAKGQNNYEYEDCKDLIQSMLRDERLFKEEKLAQQLGQPEELRQYKVLVHSQEQELTQLREKLQEGRDVSHSLNQHLQALLTPDTADNAQGWDLREQLAEGCRLAQHLVQKLSPENAEDEDEDVKVEEAEKVQELCTPREVQKAEEKEVPEDSLEECVITCSSSHGPCESNQPHQKTKIIFEEDQVDSTLVVDSESSDDEWQDARNLLPVPDPTSSATNVSMVVSARPSSAEKSELNILEINKKSCLQLAKSKEQFRNLKEKFLVTQVAYFLAKGQNNYEYEDCKDLIKSMLRDEQLFKEEKLAEQLGQAEELRQYKVLVHSLERELTQLREKLREGRDASRSLNQHLQALLTPDKPDNSQGWDLREQLAEGCRLAQHLVQKLSPENDEDEDEDVKVEEAEKVQELYAPREVQKAEEKEVPEDSLEECVITCSTSHGPCEPNQPHQKTKITFEEDQVDSTLVVDSESSDDEWQDARNLLPVPDPTSSTTNVSMVASARPWSTEKSELNILEINKKSRPQLAENKEQFRNLKEKFLVTQVAYFLAKGQNNYEYEDCKDLIKSMLRDEQLFKEEKLAEQLGQAEELRQYKVLVHSQERELTQLREKLREGRDASRSLNQHLQALLTPDKPDNSQGSDLREQLAEGCRLAQHLVQKLSPENDEDEDEDVKVEEAEKVQELCAPREVQKAEEKEVPEDSLEECVITCSTSHGPCESNQPHWNTKITFEEDQVDSTLIDSSSHDDLSDAVYIIPENESDHEEEEEKGPVSPRSSGRFCCLISVGYVFCHPCPAWLIRNLQESEEEEAPQESWDEGHWCDQVKKEDQEATGPRLSRELLDEKEPEVLQDSLDRFYSTPCGYMELPDLCQLYRNDFYSLEEQHLGLALDVDRIKKDQEEEEDQGPPCPRLSRELLEVVEPEDLQDSLDRCYSTPSSYLEMPDPCQPYGSSFYSLEEEHVGFSLDMDEIEKYQEGEEDQNPPCPRLNGVLMEAEEPEVLQDSLDRCYSTPSTYFELHASFQHYRSAFYSFEEQNVSLALDVENRFFTSTVIRHHLAFQMGVIFPH; encoded by the exons GGAGCCTTGGGAGGAGCCCGAATCACTGATGGAATTGGACAGTGCATGGAGATGGTTCAGCAGGACGAGG TGCTGAAAACTCATCCCTGTGTGACCTCAA TCCCTGACCCCACCTCTTCTGCCACAAACGTCAGCATGGTGGTATCTGCCCGCCCTTGGTCAAGTGAGAAGGCAGAGAAGAACATTCTAGAAATCAACAAGAAATCACGCCCCCAGCTGGCAGAGAACAAAGAGCAGTTCAGAAACCTTAAAGAGAAATTTCTTGTAACTCAAGTGGCGTACTTCCTGGCCAAGGGGCAGAATAATTACG AGTATGAAGACTGCAAAGACCTCATACAATCTATGCTGAGGGATGAGCGGCTGTTCAAGGAAGAGAAGCTTGCACAGCAGCTCGGACAACCTGAGGAGCTCAG GCAATATAAAGTCCTGGTTCACTCTCAGGAACAAGAGCTCACTCAGTTAAGGGAGAAGTTACAGGAAGGGAGAGATGTCTCCCACTCATTGAATCAGCATCTCCAGGCCCTCCTCACTCCAGATACGGCAGACAACGCACAGGGATGGGACCTCCGAGAACAGCTGGCTGAGGGATGTAGGCTGGCACAGCACCTTGTCCAAAAGCTCAGCCCAG AAAATGCtgaagatgaggatgaagatgTTAAAGTTGAGGAGGCTGAGAAAGTACAGGAATTATGTACCCCCAG GGAGGTGCAGAAGGCTGAAGAAAAGGAAGTCCCTGAGGACTCACTGGAGGAATGTGTCATCACTTGTTCAAGTAGCCACGGCCCTTGTGAGTCCAACCAGCCTCACCAGAAAACCAAAATCATATTTGAGGAAGACCAAGTCGACTCAACTCTAGTTGTAGACAGTGAATCCTCTGATGATGAATGGCAGGATGCTCGAAACCTTCTCCCAG TCCCTGACCCCACCTCTTCTGCCACAAACGTCAGCATGGTGGTATCTGCCCGCCCTTCGTCCGCTGAGAagtcagagttgaacattctagAAATCAACAAGAAATCGTGCCTCCAGCTGGCAAAGAGCAAAGAGCAGTTCAGAAACCTCAAAGAGAAATTTCTTGTAACTCAAGTGGCGTACTTCCTGGCCAAGGGGCAGAATAATTACG AGTATGAAGACTGCAAAGACCTCATAAAATCTATGCTGAGGGATGAGCAGCTGTTCAAGGAAGAGAAGCTTGCAGAGCAGCTCGGGCAAGCTGAGGAGCTCAG GCAATATAAAGTCCTGGTTCACTCTCTGGAACGAGAGCTGACTCAGTTAAGGGAGAAGTTACGGGAAGGGAGAGATGCCTCCCGCTCATTGAATCAGCATCTCCAGGCCCTCCTCACTCCGGATAAGCCAGACAACTCCCAGGGATGGGACCTCCGAGAACAGCTGGCTGAGGGATGTAGGCTGGCACAGCACCTTGTCCAAAAGCTCAGCCCAG AAAATGACgaagatgaggatgaagatgTTAAAGTTGAGGAGGCTGAGAAAGTACAGGAATTATATGCCCCCAG GGAGGTGCAGAAGGCTGAAGAAAAGGAAGTCCCTGAGGACTCACTGGAGGAATGTGTCATCACTTGTTCAACTAGCCACGGCCCTTGTGAGCCCAACCAGCCTCACCAGAAAACCAAAATCACATTTGAGGAAGACCAAGTCGACTCAACTCTAGTTGTAGACAGTGAATCCTCTGATGATGAATGGCAGGATGCTCGAAACCTTCTCCCAG TCCCTGACCCCACCTCTTCTACCACAAACGTCagcatggtggcatctgcccGCCCTTGGTCCACTGAGAagtcagagttgaacattctagAAATCAACAAGAAATCGCGCCCCCAGCTGGCAGAGAACAAAGAGCAGTTCAGAAACCTCAAAGAGAAATTTCTTGTAACTCAAGTGGCGTACTTCCTGGCCAAGGGGCAGAATAATTACG AGTATGAAGACTGCAAAGACCTCATAAAATCTATGCTGAGGGATGAGCAGCTGTTCAAGGAAGAGAAGCTTGCAGAGCAGCTCGGGCAAGCTGAGGAGCTCAG GCAATATAAAGTCCTGGTTCACTCTCAGGAACGAGAGCTGACTCAGTTAAGGGAGAAGTTACGGGAAGGGAGAGATGCCTCCCGCTCATTGAATCAGCATCTCCAGGCCCTCCTCACTCCGGATAAGCCAGACAACTCCCAGGGATCGGACCTCCGAGAACAGCTGGCTGAGGGATGTAGGCTGGCACAGCACCTCGTCCAAAAACTCAGCCCAG AAAATGACgaagatgaggatgaagatgTTAAAGTTGAGGAGGCTGAGAAAGTACAGGAATTATGTGCCCCCAG GGAGGTGCAGAAGGCTGAAGAAAAGGAAGTCCCTGAGGACTCACTGGAGGAATGTGTCATCACTTGTTCAACTAGCCACGGCCCTTGTGAGTCCAACCAGCCTCACTGGAACACCAAAATCACATTTGAGGAAGACCAAGTCGACTCAACTCTCATTGACTCATCCTCTCATGATGACTTGTCGGATGCTGTATACATTATCCCAG AAAATGAAAGTGAtcatgaggaagaggaagaaaaagggcCAGTGTCTCCCAG ATCATCTGGAAGGTTTTGTTGTCTAATCTCTGTTGGTTATGTCTTCTGTCATCCCTGTCCTGCCTGGCTCATCAGGAATCTGCAGGAGTCTGAAGAGGAGGAAGCCCCCCAGGAGTCCTGGGATGAAG GACATTGGTGTGATCAAGTGAAAAAGGAGGACCAAGAGGCCACAGGTCCCAG gCTCAGCAGGGAGCTGCTGGATGAGAAAGAGCCTGAAGTCTTGCAGGACTCACTGGATAGATTTTATTCAACTCCTTGTGGGTATATGGAACTGCCTGACTTATGCCAGCTGTACAGAAATGACTTTTACTCATTGGAGGAACAACACCTTGGCTTGGCTCTTGACGTGGACA GAATTAAAAAGGaccaagaagaggaagaagaccaAGGCCCACCATGCCCCAG GCTCAGCAGAGAGCTGCTGGAGGTAGTAGAGCCTGAGGACTTGCAGGACTCACTAGATAGATGTTATTCGACTCCTTCCAGTTATCTAGAAATGCCTGATCCATGCCAGCCCTACGGAAGTTCCTTTTACTCACTGGAGGAAGAACATGTTGGCTTTTCTCTTGACATGGATG AAATTGAAAAGTACCAAGAAGGGGAAGAAGATCAAAACCCACCATGCCCCAG GCTCAACGGGGTGCTGATGGAAGCAGAAGAGCCTGAAGTCTTGCAGGACTCACTGGATAGATGTTATTCGACTCCTTCAACTTACTTTGAACTACATGCCTCATTCCAGCACTACAGAAGTGCCTTTTACTCATTTGAGGAACAGAACGTCAGCTTGGCCCTTGACGTGGAAAATAGGTTTTTTACTTCGACAGTGATAAGGCACCATCTGGCTTTCCAGATGGGAGTCATATTCCCACACTAA